A single window of Gossypium arboreum isolate Shixiya-1 chromosome 13, ASM2569848v2, whole genome shotgun sequence DNA harbors:
- the LOC108461094 gene encoding superoxide dismutase [Cu-Zn]: protein MVKAVAVLGSNEGVSGTVFFSQEGDGPTTVTGNLSGLKPGLHGFHVHALGDTTNGCMSTGPHFNPAGKEHGAPEDENRHAGDLGNVTVGDDGCASFSITDKQIPLTGPNSIIGRAVVVHADPDDLGKGGHELSKSTGNAGGRVACGIIGLQG, encoded by the exons ATGGTGAAGGCCGTTGCCGTCCTTGGCAGCAATGAAGGCGTTAGCGGAACTGTTTTCTTCTCCCAAGAAGGAGATG GTCCAACTACCGTGACTGGGAACCTTTCTGGTCTTAAGCCGGGACTCCATGGCTTCCATGTTCATGCCCTTGGGGACACAACTAACGGCTGCATGTCAACTG GACCCCATTTTAATCCTGCTGGCAAAGAGCATGGTGCTCCAGAAGATGAGAACCGCCATGCTGGTGATCTAGGGAATGTCACTGTTGGTGATGATG GCTGTGCAAGCTTCTCCATCACCGACAAACAG ATTCCTCTCACAGGCCCAAACTCCATTATCGGAAGAGCTGTAGTTGTCCATGCAGATCCCGATGACCTTGGCAAGG GCGGCCATGAGCTCAGCAAAAGCACCGGAAATGCTGGCGGCAGAGTAGCTTGCG GTATTATTGGTCTGCAAGGCTAA